The DNA window TAAATTGACTTGGCCTCCAAccggtattttttattatgcaAGATCAATCTTACAGATACTCAACATAATATTCTGTTGGTAAAAATGCGTTTAAACATTAACCAACCTTGCGTATACCTAATAATctagaaaaatttaaagatacagATTTCAAGTAACAATTTTCTACAAATTGTACCGAAAATTTGTCGTCTTTATTTAAAGAGTTtatctttttctttaatattatagAGCTCTAtctaagaaaatatttagaagatGTACGAGAAACAATTTACAAACAATCTGAAGAATGTCTGGTAAAAATTGTCCATAACATGAAATTCTTAAGCGATTACTCGAGATATCTCGTCTAGTAAGTTCGGTGTACCACCGGCTGATCCACTCACCTGTGGAATACTGCATGTACCAGCTGGTCCAGCTCCACTCAGGGGTGCCCCTGACCCTCGGATACATGCAGTCCATGAGCACGGTGCTGTGCGGCGGCACGGCCATCACGCCGGAGGGTTCGAAGGAGTGGGAGCCGTTGTAGACCTTGATGCGGATCGAGGGAGCGCTGTCCTCCGAGTAGTTGGTCAGCACGGTGGTGGGCACGCAGCTGGGCATGCGCGGCGCCCACAGCCCATTGGAGCACAGGACCCTCGACTCGCCCAGCAGCTTGTAGATTCCCAGCTCCTGGCAGCGGGCCTGCAGGGAGTGTCCGTGCGGCAGATCCCATCCCACGTTCTGGAGAAAGGGGCAAATCGCAGGCAAGCAGTGTGGGAAAAGCGAAAGGGTGCAGATAGCCAGGGGAGGAGAAAGCAAAGAAAGAGGGAGAAAGAGAAAGTGGAGAGAGTTATCAAAAAATCAGATGTTCCCGCGACCGGGAAAGTGGCGCTGGTTGCTCTGGCGTGCAGTTCCTCGCGTTCGGCAGTCTCCGTGTGCGAGTATCTGAGTATCTAGTATCTGAGTGTGTCTTGTATCTGGTTGGTTGTATCTTTTATACTGTATCTTTACTCTGGCATTCGCTgagtgtgtctgtgtgttttGGTGTGGGTGCTTTTCTGCCTGTGGGTTTCTTGTGGGTGCAGTTCTACACAACAGCTACAACGACGACTCACAATTTCTGTATTTGAGAGAAGTGTCGATTTGGATAAGCGCGTTTTACGCCAGCCGCGATTTGGTGGGATCGGTGTCTGCAAGAGAGAGAATCAGAGAGTACCAAAAAAACACACATACTATAGAGAAtcgttttgtttcgttttcattttttttttttttttgaacgCCCGATTTCGCTCGAGCATCGGCATGCAGATGGCTTGGTCACTGGTCTTTGAGATATAGCGATATATtgcgaattttatttttattttttggtgagTTTTTCAGGCTGAGATGAGGatagagcgagagagagagagagacggGTGCGATTAGACAGAGACAGGTAGAGGCGCAGGCAGTAAGAGAGATAGCAGATCGAAGtcaaaatcgaaatcgaaatcggaTTCGGAGCTGAGATCCTTCGCAAAAGCAGTCGAGACATGGTCGCAGGAGATCTCCGGAAATCTACAGAACTTATGCATGTACGAGGGCACTGGGTGCCTCGGTGTGCGTGTGCTTTGCATCTATGCATGTTTGTATGTATGTGTTGTTGTGCTGTGGTGGCAGTGGTGGTAGTGCGGCAGCCAGCTGACCCGTCGAAGGATCGTCGACCTCTAACCACTTACCACTGAGATGTTGCGGTAGCTGAGCAGCAGGTGCGACGGTATCCGGTTCACGTGGCAGCTCTTGTACAGCGGCTGAAACTTCACATTCCCATTGTCGTCTGGGGGATGCGATTTATATGGCATATGTATTCCAATGTGCGGAGGAGAAATATCACCAAATTGTTATTTGCATACTTTCCAGTCAAATCTAACGCTGTGAGGCGTAGTGATAAGGTTTCTAAGAACTACACAAATTTCTACTGACTAGTAAGTGATTTCAAGACTTAAAAGAACCATCATAAACGtattatataaagaatttaaaatgtttacaaattaTTCCATTTGTATTCATtgcatattcatatttttcacGCAATCCCAAAATTCTTTAATCAGTAGATATTTTTGTAGAACACCTTTTTAATGTTTATCTTttaatagatagatagataaataagAATGTGTTAAAACATTTGCTTGTTGGTGCATAAAAAACTTATAATAATAGTTAtggtattttataaaaatgaatttctgAATAAACCTTTAAAGAAAACAAACGTACAAGTCTTAAGCAGACGCAATAACTAAATAAtactaatttaattaaattaaaatgtaatgaCCAAATACAGTTAGAAAGGAACATTAAAAAGGTTATTTTTCTTatgtaatataaaataaaaaggtgaTTAATATGCAGATGTACGATTCTGTTCTCCGTGTACCTTTAATTGGTGAGCATATTAATTGGGTTAAAATGAAACAACAATCTGATTGTGTGCTGTTATCGATTGTGTACTGATTGTGTTGTCTTTATTTGCGCAcgtaaataaatgaattcGCAACTGTTTGTGTGGCTTAagagtatctgtatctgtgtatctgcaAGTGTAATTGGAGCTATGTTTCGGCGACTGCAACTAAGTATCTGTACTTGAacactttaatatttaatggtGCATTGTCGTGGGAGTAGTGAGGGCGGCAGTTGTGCTAGTGGTAGTGGTGGCTCACTTACCCTCCTCGTTGGTGGCGCACAACGGACCCACCCACTTGCCCTTCACGCAGCGGATCTTGCACAGCCGCCGATCGCCCATGGGTCCGATCTCGCCGGGAAACCGGATCTCCGACACCTCGGTGAACTGCTGCAGGATGTccacctcctcgtcctcctcctcctcctcgtcgaaCTCCGTGTCGTCCGGATGGATGGGCGTGTAGCCGGCCTCCTCGTCGTAGATACCTAGATATTCGAGGCGGGACGAGAAGAGCAGAAGGTGTGGGCGTCGTGAGATGGGCAATGTACCATGCCAAGAAACAGGGGAGGGGTAGATAGACGTTCAGAGGGGGGGATAGAGCAAATAGAGCAAGCATCTAATGAGCCGTCGAACGGCAGGCGAATGAAGATGGGGATGTAGATGGAAATGGAGCTGGCGATGAGGATGCTAATGAAGTGCCGGCTGGACAATGGGGGATCTGTAAGCCCATGCCCATCTAAGTTGACCCAAAACTCGACTCGAAAGTGCCAAAGAAGCTGCAAAATCCCAAGCCTCGAGTACGCCTCTTGGGCACACACATTAAGCCATGAGCAGAAGCCCTGGAGAAAGCCATCGAGTAACCACGAGACGTGCGAAAAGTGCTGCCAGCTGAAAAACTTCAATGGGTTGCTCCAAGTGCTTAGATATGCATTAAAAGAAAACCAGAAGGCTGGCGAAGTGGCCACTTAACAGGATACAACTTCATTTCCCTCAGAAAACCCCATCAAAAGGCAGCagcacacaaaaaataagGGAGATGTGAAAAGGCAGAGATAACACCAAAGATAATATTATGCTGGCTAATAGAAAAtggctaaaaaaaaaagggaagagGAAAAGGAAGCCGGCGAAGGCGGTGCACGGACAAAGGCGGCGTAGGAGCCTGGGCAAACAAAGGGGCCAAAAGGAAAATCATTCCGGCCAGAACAAAGGGCCAACCGGCAACGGACAACTCTCAACTCTGAACTCTAACCACGACAAAGATATGGCCTGGCAAATAAACCATGACCACGCAGCACCGATGGCGAAAATGGGGTAATGAAAAGCCGTCAGAGGGGGTGGAAAACATTAGTGCTAGTGGGTGGCTCAGGTGGCTTAGGAGGTGCAGGTGTGAATTGACTGGGGGCATGAGCTATGCCTGGATGCGATGCGATGGCTGTGGCTTTGGCTGTGACTGCGATTAGCTTTTACGAGTATGTTCGGTGTGTCCTCTGCTCTTAACTTCCGTTAATGTTTGGGTGTTGGGTGTTGGCTGTTGGGTGTTGGGTGTTTCGGTGTGTGTTCGCATGTGTGCTTCTGTTGGTTGAAATGCCCTTGCAAAAGCGGTTTCAATATTCCCCCTTACACATTGTCAAAATGTTGTTACATTATAAAGCTGAAAAGCATGATGAAGCGCTGAAAATTGCCAGCCATTCGCTTGGGGGGTTTGAGTTGACAGGGGGGATAGCTTTTTAACGGCCCACTGGACGTATACTTAATTTAAGGTCCGCGAAAGGGTTGTTTGTTAAAGGGATACTAGGCAGGTACTTAATCCTATATTCGGGAGCattcgtgtttttttttagccttttttaatgttttcgcTTGGTAAGACAAtaagttttgaaaaaatttgtatCAAGCTTTATGTAAGTACTTAAAGATGAATTTTATATCCACTGCTTACATTTAATATAACTTTTCTCTCTTTTCAAGATCTAGagcaaaaaaaagggaaatgaGCGTGATAGCACATAAAATTTCTCTGGGTAGGACCGAGAAAGCGCTTAAATTTACTGTGGGTAAGAGCGAGCCAGCTGAAATAGAGAAAAATGCAAGATGGCGGACATATCCAAGAGATACGGGGCGTATCTATTTATCTGAATAGAAttgaaactttaaaatacattttaataaaaagttcaTTTTGTCTTatatctttttctttatttagctttttaaaaaagtaatttctGCGGTCTACAGCTTTGAATGGCTTTCaaattttgttaatatttttaagtgaaAACCTAGACTTTCCCTATTGTATTGAGTACTTGAACTTTATCTCGCTATCCTAAGAACCCAACAGTTGTAATAACTGCCCCCGTAACGGACCACTACTCCAAGTCACCTCGTCCCCTCGCGACCTATGACCTTTGCAAGAGCTTTTCCGGGCCGGACAGTCCGCCCCCGCTGTGTGAACTGGGATCTGTGTGCTCTGTGGAGGCAGCGCGacacggacggacagacagacaacGAGACAGCGACAGCGGCGGCAAATTCGTCAAAGGCATTGGGCACTGTGGCATTGCCAGTGTCTGGCCGCCGTGCGGACGCACACTCACCCTTGTCCTTGCGGCTGGTGGTCTTGGAGCTGGAGTCGCCACCACCTTTCGGACGGCTCAGTGCACCCGTGGTCTTGCCGGACTTGCGCTTAACACGTTGCCACAACAGGGCCACTCGTGCACTGCTCGACTGATTCCCGTACTGCTGCAGTTCCTCCTCGTCCAACTGAGGCTGCTGGTCCGCTGGCAGCTGGCCGAGATCGCCCTTGGGCTCGGTGCTGCGGCGGCGTCGCCAACGCGGGCTCCGGTCACGCTGGTCGAGCTCTGCAGCGTGACTGTCGCCGCGTCGTCGGTGATGTCCAGTGGGTTCCGGTTGGTCAAGCTCCTGCGGCTCCTCCTTCGGGTTCATTGGCTTTTCTTCCTCTGAAAGCTTCTTCTTGGTTTGATCCTTCTTCAGGGTTTTGCCCTCTTCCAGCACCTTCTTCTTGGGCTTCTTCTTCAGCATCTTGGTGCACTTCTCCTTGCCACCCTCCGCCAGGCATTTGTTCAACCTGGCCTTCATCTTAAGCTTGTGCAGTTTCGATTTCAGTTCCCGATTCGGTTCACGACTCTTGAGGATGTCGGCTATATGGACATAGTACACATCTCCCTCGGCAGCCAGCTTGCTGCCCGCCCACCGATCCGTTTCCGGGGAGGCTTCCGTGTCATGGAGGATGGCATGGCGCTTGTACCGACTGCCACGTCCCCTGCCCGTCTGGCCATTCTCGTTTTCGATTCTACGCCGACGGCCCGAACCGGCGCGACGCCTCTTGCCCTGCTTtcgattggcattcaaacGCTTGTCCTCTGGGTCCCCGTGGGGATCCTCGTCGTCGTCACCCAGATCATCGTCGCCCACTAAGCTGGCCGCCGCATCGCCCACATGCAAATGGTCGTCGCCCAGGTCTAGGGAGTACGGATTGATTACGGCCGCGTGATTCTCGTTGGGGTGCCGGGGCACCGAGTCCACGAACTCCACATCCGCCGTGGTGAAGTCCTCCGGCAGGTAGACCTGCGTGGTCTCGAATTTGGCCAGCGGCTGCTCCGTCGTTGCTTCCGGCTTGACAATCGTGAAGCGCACATCCGGCGCCCGGCAGCCCGGCGAGGCATCTGTGAATGGATAACGAAAAGGAAATAAGAACACTGGGAGAAAGTGGAAGCTTAAAGTAAAAATCTATTTGAGGCAGCAGTGCCTCAAATTGAAATGAGTAATCGATTTTCGCCTCAGTGACGGTTTACCAGGACTTATTCCACCAAGATTTCGGCCTGACTGGAGGTAATGCAATTTCAGGATTGCCAGCAACTCTtgccataaatatttcatatgtGATCTAATTTAATAACTTGGCCGGGCTGAGAAGAACTTTCCACTTGACGTCGCCAGACTTTGAGTGCCATCGAAATTGCAAATTTCCAATATGCATTTGGCATGCAGGCAAGTAATCAGGGGGCGGCTTGGGTGGCCAGAGCTCCGGAAGGTCGTGGCACGAACGCACAGTTCACAGTTCAAGTTTCAATTTTACATGAGAGGTGGAAGTGGAGGTGGAGGCACAGAAGGAACTCGAGCAGAAACAGAGCCAGACCCAGAACCAGGACCTGGATTTCAGTTAAAAGTCGTGGCCGTATTTTCCGCCATTTCCATCTCTAGTCAGCTTTTGGTAATCGCCGAAGGCAGAATTAAAGTTTTCCCAGCTCTACTCCCCCTTtccactttttctttattcCGTAATGTGTCATGTACTTTTCCAGAAAGTAGGTCGAGTGATATACTGGAGCACAGGCAAATGGAATAACTGAATTTCTTGTAACTGATGAAATGCAATCGCCAATTAGCTGTTGGTGCAAATGCTGCAGAGCGGCAGAGGAAAAATGTGCCATGACCATCGGGCATGGGCACTTAGTTGATTAAGGGAGAATAAAAGCCGAGTTTATTTGGTACAAATTTTTAGGCATTTTAAAGCATTTAcctaaaaaacatttgatgtAATCAAGATAATCAGTAAGGAACTGTTTGCATTTAATCCTTCTAAGAGTTTCCAAGTAAAGGATGATGTAATAAACTAATCTAATGAGTACATAAAATAGAGTAATTGTTCAATATTGTGCAATCGAAACCTCAAATtgccaaacaaataatagTTATAGGATTTCCTTGGTTACACTTCATTCATTAACCCCCAGAAAATGCCGCTATTGTTgtaatcaaattaaacaaaagatTAAGGAtgttgttaatttatttagcaAGTCTTTTAATAGTGTttgaaactaaaaaataattgtaaactTGGAAAATAAGCTTAGAAACTTTAATGTAGTGGTCGGAATTCCGAAACTCAGATGAAAATCGTATGACCTATCTAATCCAAAACAATTAGTTTTCATGTTAACTGGCTTTGACTGATAGCAAACTATAGAAATCGGCCATTAGGCATTATTAAACCATTTCACAATAAGACGTTACAGAAGCTGTAGCTTGGTCTCTCGCCTCCTACGAATATCACCAATAATATATTCTATGTCCATCGAAGTCCGTCGCATTGGCCTCACCCATTGAAATCCAGCCGAGCCAGTTTGAATGTTCTAAATGTATTCAAAGTCTCTGTTTAGGGTTTGTTTACCTTTTGTAGCATTATTAAAGAGCTAGACAAAACTTGTGAATTGTGATAATTTTCTTCCACAAATCGATTCTGTCCAAAACCATCGACTCTTATGCGCATACCACACTGCCCACCAAAAGTCATGAGCCAGCCTAGCCTATAGAAATCAGTAACCCAAATAGCCTACACGGACTGCTCCCATCACTCCCTCAATACTGATGATATTGATCTAATCAGATCCGTAATTAGGAAAAGAGGAGCACAAAATTGTTCTTTGGTCACCGGTTACCAGTAATGGGGTGTATCGATAGAACTCACTGGGCACGACGTGAACGAGCGACCAGCTGTGCTAGGGCACATACATATATGGATAGAAATAGGTAATAGGTTCAGTATATTGCTGAATGAGAAACCGGTACAATTAAAGCTCCCGTGTCAGCCGAGTGGTAAGCCGAAAATCCAAACAGTGATGAGAGTGAGGCCCAGCAGTTCGGTTCGACAGCGATGATTTGGCTTTTATGGACGGCGGTTGCCATGAGCGTGCTCCTGCACTGGCTCTATAGGGTAAACAATGAATACTATGTGCTGGCCTTCTTCGCAAGGAGGATTC is part of the Drosophila biarmipes strain raj3 chromosome 2R, RU_DBia_V1.1, whole genome shotgun sequence genome and encodes:
- the LOC108036361 gene encoding locomotion-related protein Hikaru genki isoform X1, translating into MWSRQRMRHKPLWALISLTVLLLVLDKSNANTEPVETSTTSEPDASPGCRAPDVRFTIVKPEATTEQPLAKFETTQVYLPEDFTTADVEFVDSVPRHPNENHAAVINPYSLDLGDDHLHVGDAAASLVGDDDLGDDDEDPHGDPEDKRLNANRKQGKRRRAGSGRRRRIENENGQTGRGRGSRYKRHAILHDTEASPETDRWAGSKLAAEGDVYYVHIADILKSREPNRELKSKLHKLKMKARLNKCLAEGGKEKCTKMLKKKPKKKVLEEGKTLKKDQTKKKLSEEEKPMNPKEEPQELDQPEPTGHHRRRGDSHAAELDQRDRSPRWRRRRSTEPKGDLGQLPADQQPQLDEEELQQYGNQSSSARVALLWQRVKRKSGKTTGALSRPKGGGDSSSKTTSRKDKGIYDEEAGYTPIHPDDTEFDEEEEEDEEVDILQQFTEVSEIRFPGEIGPMGDRRLCKIRCVKGKWVGPLCATNEEDDNGNVKFQPLYKSCHVNRIPSHLLLSYRNISVTPIPPNRGWRKTRLSKSTLLSNTEINVGWDLPHGHSLQARCQELGIYKLLGESRVLCSNGLWAPRMPSCVPTTVLTNYSEDSAPSIRIKVYNGSHSFEPSGVMAVPPHSTVLMDCMYPRVRGTPEWSWTSWYMQYSTGWSPAQEEKAVRYRLSIKNIENNDSGTFTCTSPRGLTNSIAVVVATSTCPQLTEPLAPLKLRLEGNKLGQRAHYECPDGFWLDGARNATCLASGNWSSPTPTCHAIQCPRLELDDPHLSLIELNTSAWGRAVFKCQWGFKLTGPAQLDCEPSGVWSGPVPRCKVIQCVMPVAPLNGRIGGTSLSQRRLTVGALVTFSCNDGHSLVGESSIICTENGQWSHSPPFCKSQCPYPGDPPNGLIAPLKFNYDAGDYLSVQCRPGFVQSYEGPPERPKCQPDGRWSGPMPKCKSYEEV
- the LOC108036361 gene encoding locomotion-related protein Hikaru genki isoform X2; this encodes MWSRQRMRHKPLWALISLTVLLLVLDKSNANTEPVETSTTSEPDASPGCRAPDVRFTIVKPEATTEQPLAKFETTQVYLPEDFTTADVEFVDSVPRHPNENHAAVINPYSLDLGDDHLHVGDAAASLVGDDDLGDDDEDPHGDPEDKRLNANRKQGKRRRAGSGRRRRIENENGQTGRGRGSRYKRHAILHDTEASPETDRWAGSKLAAEGDVYYVHIADILKSREPNRELKSKLHKLKMKARLNKCLAEGGKEKCTKMLKKKPKKKVLEEGKTLKKDQTKKKLSEEEKPMNPKEEPQELDQPEPTGHHRRRGDSHAAELDQRDRSPRWRRRRSTEPKGDLGQLPADQQPQLDEEELQQYGNQSSSARVALLWQRVKRKSGKTTGALSRPKGGGDSSSKTTSRKDKGIYDEEAGYTPIHPDDTEFDEEEEEDEEVDILQQFTEVSEIRFPGEIGPMGDRRLCKIRCVKGKWVGPLCATNEEDDNGNVKFQPLYKSCHVNRIPSHLLLSYRNISVNVGWDLPHGHSLQARCQELGIYKLLGESRVLCSNGLWAPRMPSCVPTTVLTNYSEDSAPSIRIKVYNGSHSFEPSGVMAVPPHSTVLMDCMYPRVRGTPEWSWTSWYMQYSTGWSPAQEEKAVRYRLSIKNIENNDSGTFTCTSPRGLTNSIAVVVATSTCPQLTEPLAPLKLRLEGNKLGQRAHYECPDGFWLDGARNATCLASGNWSSPTPTCHAIQCPRLELDDPHLSLIELNTSAWGRAVFKCQWGFKLTGPAQLDCEPSGVWSGPVPRCKVIQCVMPVAPLNGRIGGTSLSQRRLTVGALVTFSCNDGHSLVGESSIICTENGQWSHSPPFCKSQCPYPGDPPNGLIAPLKFNYDAGDYLSVQCRPGFVQSYEGPPERPKCQPDGRWSGPMPKCKSYEEV